The following coding sequences are from one Natrarchaeobaculum sulfurireducens window:
- a CDS encoding IS6 family transposase, with protein sequence MPENACITGSIGQIDLDSVEREATLRLLMKLSIQLHLAGPLLSNTVRVLEDFGVERARSTVHNWVHKTDLQPESGRNPDHVAVDETVIRLDDEQYWLYAAVNPKSNELLHTKLEPTRTKVIASNFVRELREKHDVDNAVFLIDGNLLLQYACERHDLEFWYERHGDRNSVERIFCGIKRRTTSFSNCFSNAKATTADQWLKSFAFAWNQFI encoded by the coding sequence ATGCCCGAAAACGCATGCATCACAGGAAGCATCGGCCAGATCGACTTGGATTCTGTGGAGCGGGAAGCAACGCTGCGGCTGTTGATGAAGCTCAGTATTCAACTTCACCTTGCTGGACCCTTGCTTTCGAATACTGTTCGAGTCCTCGAGGATTTCGGTGTTGAACGGGCTCGGTCGACCGTTCACAACTGGGTTCACAAGACCGATCTACAGCCGGAGTCAGGTCGAAACCCGGATCATGTTGCGGTTGACGAGACGGTGATCCGACTCGACGACGAACAGTACTGGCTGTACGCCGCCGTCAATCCGAAATCGAACGAATTGCTCCATACGAAGCTCGAGCCGACGAGAACCAAGGTTATTGCGAGCAACTTCGTTCGAGAGCTCCGAGAGAAACACGACGTCGACAACGCCGTATTTCTCATCGATGGAAATCTCTTGTTACAGTACGCCTGTGAGCGTCACGACCTCGAGTTCTGGTACGAACGACACGGTGATCGGAACAGCGTCGAACGTATCTTTTGTGGGATAAAACGACGAACAACCTCGTTCTCGAACTGCTTCAGCAACGCCAAGGCAACAACTGCCGATCAGTGGCTCAAGTCGTTCGCGTTCGCATGGAACCAGTTTATTTGA